The Thermogemmata fonticola nucleotide sequence GCGACGGCCTCGGTGTCCGGGGTGCCTTCCGCGGCAGGAGGGGGGATGGTACCGCCGGTGGCGCCGCCGCCGATTGTGCCGCCGCCGATCGCCCCTCCTGTTTCCTCGCCGGTGGCGCCGCCGCCGATTGTGCCGCCGCCGGTGGCCTCAGGCCCTGCGGCGTCTGTCGCTGTCGGGAGTGGGACGATTGGGGCGGGCGGGGGTGTGCCGCCGGAGCTGCCGACAGGTTACACGCGGTCGCTGACGCTGACCGTGGCGCCGGGGGTGCTGCGCTGGTGCCCGGCGGTGCTGTTGCCGCTGGCTCTGGTGTGCACGTTTTTCCCGTGGGTGACGATGTCGATCGGCGGCTCGACGGTGTATGCCCAGGGTCCGTGGCGAGCGATCTTCGGCAGCGTCTATGCCAACGCGGAGCTGGTGCAAGTCAGCCGCTGGCCGGTGGAATGGGTCCAGCACGTCGGTTCGGATGCTGCCCTGGTGTTGCCCGCGGTGATTCTGCTGATTCTCGCGGTACTGGTCGCCTGGGCCGATCAGGGGCTGAGCACCGTCGATTTCCGCAAGGTCCCGCCCTTGGCGCGCTTTTGGCCCTGGCGGCGGAGCATTCTGCTGGCGGCCTCCGCGGCGGCTTTGGCCCTGTTTGTCCTCCAGACATGGCGCGGCTGGGGATTGGAGCGCGCCCTGCACCAGACAGTCAATGAGCGCTTCGCCCAGGAATGGAACGAAGCCCTGCCCAATCCCGTGCACCTGGCCCTGGTGGAGTATAAGATCGATCAGGAGTTACGGCGGTACAATTTGGAGCACACCTGGGCGCAGTGGCTCGGTTTGGCCAGCTTGGTGCTCTCCGTCCTGGCTTTAGCAGCGACCCTGGCCCTGGAGCGTCGCGGCCAACGTCCGCCTCCCCGCCTGGTGATCCAGTATTAGACCTCAGCCTGCCGCCGCCGAGCAGTAACACCCACCGCCAGGCGATTCCGTAGGCCTAGAGCTTCCTTTGTCCACCCGGCCTGGCTTGGTTTGTTTTCCCCCCTCAATCGACAGCGAAGCGGGCATCGTCGGACGCTCCGTACCCCGCGGCGCAAGGATGCCGGAGACTGCTTGCGGGAAGCGGCACGAGCCGTGTCGGAGTTCGGGGCGGACGAGGGAGAGCGATTTCCGTGGAGGGCAAGACCATGAGACGTTGGCTGTACGGCGTGGCGGTCCTGGTTCTGTCGGCTGGAGCCAGTCCAGCGCAGGAGGGGGCCGTTTCCCCCTGGTACCGGCTTTACGACGGCATCACGGCCTACATCGTCAACCCGCAGGGGAAGGAGTTTACGCTGGAGTGCCACATCAAGGACAGCAATTTTTTGGAGGTGGGTCCGCGGGAGGTGCTGGTCAAGGTGTACGATCCGCAGGGGAAGGCAGTGGTGCGGGAGGTGATTCCCGACGACGGCATCCCCGGTGGTGACACGGAGGTGGCAGCGGGAGGCTGGGACCATGTGGCGTGGCTCTTGGCGTACAGTTATCAGCGGGGCGCGACGCCGCTGGTGCGCTGGCGGCATTTTCACGAGCCGACGCGGTTGGCCGCCTTGCCTCAACGGAGCTTCCGCTATCGCGTTCACGGTCCGCCCGGCATTTACCGGTTGCTCCTCGTGGGCTGTCCGGATCATTTTGTGAGCTTCCGTTTGACGCCGGGGCTGGCCTACGGAGTGGCGGGGCACCCGTATTTCCTGGCCCTGGAACCGCGGCACCAGCGGCGGCACTTCCTCTACGTCCCGCGCGGCGCCACGGGAGTGAACATTGTGCTCTCCGATCTGGATTGGCCCAGTCCCGGCACCTTCACCTTACGGACGGCCCAGGGAGATGTGCTCTTTCGCGGAACAATTCAGGGTCTGATGACCACGGCCTCTGTGGCCTTCGCCGATCCGCAGAAAATGCAGGAAACGATCCTGGAGTGGGAATGCGCGGAACGCGAGGCGGTGTATCTGGTCGATGTCAAATGGACGTTCCCGCCGCAAAAGTCGATCCGGTATCGCGGCACGTATGCGGTGGCGGCGGTGTGGTGTCCCGATGCGGCAACAGCGCGGCAGATTCACAACGGAGCGATCTATCACGGCGGGGAGGTGTTTTGGCAGCCGTGGCAGGTGCGCCTGTACGACTGGCTCCAGAAGCTGCCGGAGAGCGAGCGGAGCTATCCGCCGGAGGCCCTCAAGCCGCGGGATTTCCTGCCGGTCAACGGTCCCTATTACGCCTCGCCCCCGTGCGATCTGCTCTTGCACAGTTACTTGCAGAAGCCGGAGCGCCGCCTGCTTTTTGCTGCCATCGAGGACTTGGCCAAGGGGCTGCGTTCCATCGGGCCGAACGACCTGCCGAACGTCACCCTCGGCTATTTCGCCAACATGGCTTATGAGTTTGGCAATTACGCCTGGCTGAACTGGCGGCCGGCCTGGCTGCTCTTGCAACGGAGCGAGGCGCCGGAAGAAGTCAAAAAGCTGGTGCACGAGGCGATGCTGACTTGCGGGGACCGCCTGGCGTTCTGCCGCACCTGGGAACGGGTCAACGGCAACGCTTTCGCGCAGATCGTCGCCGCCCTGGCCTATAGCAGCCGGGCCACGGGGGACCCGCTTCAGCAGGAGCTGTTCCGCACCTATTTGCAGCGCTTTGCCACCGGGGGCTGGGGGCCGCGGGTGGGGATCGGGCCATCTGGCTTCTGCCAGGAAGGGTTCGGCTACGACCACCATTATGGCAGCTACATTTTGGCGACCTGGCCGGCGGTGCTGCGCGACCTCCAGGAACCGCAGATGCAACAGATTTACGACCGCATCCGCCGGGGGTACAGCTACACGATGAATGAGGAATCGGCAGCCAATCCCTGGAGTTCGCGGACGCAGTATCCGCCGCATCGGCCCATCGAGCGAGAGGGGGAGTTTGCCTGGAAGGGGCTGCCCGGTCCGGACTTCACCACGAGTGTCAACGGGGGGAACGAGTGGTTTGCGGCGCGGCGCTCCCGCTATTACATCCTCACCTATCATGGCCGGTTGACGCCCAAATGGGCCGGCAATGCCTTCCTCGGCCAGATCGGCTACGGCGGCGGAGCGCTCTGCCAGTTCCACATTCCCGGCTACGGCACGGTGCTGGACTCCCGCCTGGCGGGGGACTACGGCCGGGGGATGCATCCGTCCCAGTGGCGGCAGTTCCACCTGCACACTCTGGCCGGGCAAATGGCCGATGGCCGACCGCTGGTGGCTGCCGACAGCGAACACCTCAACGCCCGGCTCCAGGGCCAGACCGTGCAAAGCAGCGGCGAAGTCCGCGACGCCCCGGTCCAGGTCTTCCGCCAGTACGAATACCAGCCCGACGCCGTCCAGTGCTCGGTCCGCCTCAGCGCCACGGAGTTCCGCCCCTTGCTCGACCTGTGGATTCCCCATCCGCAGCGCAGCCAGATCGCCGAGGCGTATGAGATCATCCCCTACCTGCCCCTCCAGGCGGCGAAGAAAGGGCAAAAGCCGAAGCCCACCCAGGTCACGGCAGAGGATGCCCAGGGGAAAGCCCTCGGCCCCGTCCCGACGGATCGGTCCCTGCTGGCCCGAAAGGTCCGCATCGACCGCGGCGGCTTTGGCGTCATCATCGAGCTGGATCGCGACCGCCCCGTCCGCCTCGGCCCCAATCACACCCTCTGGATCGTCCTGGCCGAACAACCCACCGAGCCGGACAAAATCGCCCTGACCTACCGCCTCGTCCCCTTCGTGCCGGAGTGACGAGCTCGTCCCCTTCGTGCCGGAGGGACGAGAGAGGGGAAGCCAGGGGACAAAGGCAGGGGTAAAGATAAGGAGACTCAACAGAAGCAAGGGGACTCCGAAGGCAAGGGGACTCCGAATCCGAGCAAAGGGGACTCCGAAGGCAAGGGGACTCTGAATCCGAGCAAAGGGGACTCCGAAGAGAGAAGACGCGGAAGAAAGGAGGCTCAAGCGGGTGCTGGGCGGGGCACCGGGATGGACCGGTGCGGGACCGGTGAAAGGGTATGCCGATGAAAGGGCAGGCCGGTGAAAGGGACAGGCTTCCTCCGTGGCTACTAGGATAAGGGATGAGGCCGGAGGAAGTGCGATGCGGATTGCCTACATCACCGCCGGTGCGGCGGGCATGTTCTGCGGCAGTTGCCTCAAGGATAACACGCTGGTCGCTGCCCTGCGGCAAGCCGGGCAGGAGGCCGTCCTGATTCCGACCTACACGCCGATCCGCACCGACGAGGAGGATGTGAGCCTGCCGCGGGTCTTTCTCGGCGGCATCAACGTCTATCTGGAGCAGAAGTTCGCCCTTTTCCGGCGGACGCCCCGCTGGCTGGACCACCTTTTCAACCGCCGCTGGCTGCTGCGCCTGGCCTCCCGCTTCGCCTCCCGGACCCCGTACCGCGAACTCGGCGAGCTGACGGTTTCCATGCTCCGCGGGATGGACGGGAACCAGGCTAAGGAGATCGCCGAGCTGGCCCAGTGGCTGGCCGAAGAGTGGAAGCCCGAAGTCGTGGTGCTGACCAACGCCTTGCTCTCCGGCATCGTCCCAGAAATCCAGCGGCGCACCGGCGTGCCCGTGGTGGTCACCCTCCAGGGGGATGACATTTTCCTGGACGCCCTGCTGCCGGAGCACCGCCAGGAGTGCCTGCCGCTCATTCGGGCCAACTGCGCCCAGGTGGCCGCCTTCATCGCCACCAGCCGCTATTACGCGGACTACATGGCGGAGTATCTCGGCCTGCCCCGTGCCAAGATCGCGGTGATCTACCCCGGCATTCAGTTGGCCGGATGCAGCGGGGCGCGGCCCATCCGGCGGGAACCCCCGTTGACCATCGGCTACTTCGCCCGCATCTGCCCGGAGAAAGGCTGGCATCAACTCGTCGAAGCCTACTGCCTGTTGCGGCGTAAGGGGCGGAACCTGCCGGCGCTGCGCTTGAAAGTCGGCGGGTATCTCGGCGCGGCGGAGCGGGAGTACTTCCAGGAGCAGATGGCCCGGTTGGAAAAAGCTGGTCTGGCGGGGGAAGTCGAGCATGTGGATTGCCCGACGCACGCGGACAAGCTGCGCTTTTTGCAGTCGCTGGACCTGTTCTGCGTGCCGACCGTTTACCGGGAGCCGAAGGGGCTGTATCTGCTGGAGGCGTGGGCCAACGGGGTGCCGGCGGTGCAACCGGCGCATGGGGCCTTCCCGGAGTTGCTGGAGCGCAGCGGGGGCGGGGTCCTGGTTCCGCCGAACCAACCAGAAGCGCTGGCCGACGCCCTGGCCGAGCTGATCCTCGACCCGGACCGCCGAGAGCGCCTGGGTCAAGCCGCCGCCGCCGCCGTGCATCAGGCCTTCACCGCCGAACGCATGGCCCAGGACACCCTCCAGTTGCTGGAACGTTGCCGCACTCTCACTACATTGCCATCATGAGCCGCACCTATACCACCCGCCGGCGGGTCGAATTCGGGGATACCGACCTGGCCGGCATCATGCACTTTGCCAACTTCTTCCGCTTCATGGAATCGGCGGAGACGGAGTTCCTCCGCTCTTTGGGGCTGACGGTGAGCTGGCGGGATGCCGGCGGGCGCTGGGGCTTCCCCCGTGTCCAGGCGGCCTGCGAGTATTTCCAGCCGGCCCGCTTCGAGGACCTCCTGACCATCACCGTGACGGTGGAACACGTCGGGCAGAAGTCGGTGCGCTACCGCTTCGACTTCAGCAACGAGCAGGGGCAGACGATCGCCGTGGGGCGGATCACCGCCGTCTTCTGCCGGGCGATGGGGCCAGACCGCCTGGAAGCGGTCGAGATTCCCCCGGAGGTCCGCCAGCGCTTGCAGGGCGACGAGACGCCAGACTTGGCCCACATCCCCCCTGTGCCGGACGTGCCGTGAACGCACCGCTGCCTTACCTGACCCGGATGAACCTGGCCCTGCTCGACGGCCTGGAACGCTATCCGGCGGCGCTCCTGGAACCGCACCGCCGCTTCCTTCTGGCCCAGCAGGAAGCCGAGGGCGGCTTCCGCGGCCGCGCCCCCGGTGCGGACCTGTATTACACCAGCTTCGCCTTGCGTTCCCTAGCCGTGCTGCAAAGCCTGGAGCTGGAGGTGGGCCAGCGCGCCGCCGCCTACTTGCGCCAACGCCTCGCCGGCAGCACGCAGGTGGTCGATTTCTTCGCCTGGCTGCTCAGTGCTGCCCTGGTGCAGTTGTGCGGTTGCGACCTGTGGTCCGAAGCGCCCCCGGACTGGCAGCAGCGCCTGGCCGACCTCTTCGAGCGCTTCCGCAGCGCCGACGGCGGCTACGGCAAGACCCCCGCGGCCCCCCGCGGCAGCACCTACATCAGCTTCCTCGTCTGCCTGGCGGCGGAATTGCTCGGCCTGGACTTGCCGGACAAGCCCCGCTTGCAGGAGTTCATCCTCTCCCAGCGGCGGGACGACGGCGGCTTCGTCGAAGTCCCGGCCCAGCGCCGCAGCAGCACCAATCCCACCGCGGCGGCCCTCGGCGTGCTCCAACTGCTCGGCGGCCTCGATCCCCCCATCGCCGCTTCCGCGGCGGACTTCCTCGCCGGTATGCTCGCCCCCCTCGACGGCGGCCTGCGCGCCAACCCCCGCATCCCCCTGGCGGACCTCCTCTCCACCTTCACCGGCGCCTGGACCCTCGTCAGCCTCGGCGTGGCGGACCGCCTCCCCTGGAAACCACTCCGCGACTTCGCCCTCGCCTGTGCCGACCCCCACGGCGGCTTCCGCGGCGGACTCTGGGATGAAACCCCCGATGTCGAGTACACCTTCTACGGCCTCGGCGTGCTCGCCCTCGCCGCCCAGCAGGACCCCGCCCTGACCCAGCACATCCCTCCCGACCCCAGCGGCTAGGTCCCCGGACCCGTCCCGCCGCCCCGCCGTTCTGGACACGCCGCTGTCACCCAACCACGAGGTACCCCTGACCGGAAATCGCCGAGGATCGCGCAATGGCTTTGATCGTCGAAAACCTGAGCAAAGAGTATCCCACCCGCAGCGGTCCCCTCACGGTGCTGCGCGAGATTTCCTTCACCTTGCTGCCGGGGGAATCTCTGGCCATCATGGGGCCGTCCGGTTCGGGCAAAAGCACGCTCCTGCACATCCTCGGCACCCTGGACACGCCCAGCGCGGGCCGCGTCACCCTCGAAGGGGTCGATCCTTTCCGCCTGCGGGAACGGGAACTAGCCGCCTTCCGCAATCGCCGCATCGGCTTCGTCTTCCAGGACCATCACTTGCTGCCCCAGTGCAACGTGCTGGAAAATGTGCTCATCCCCACTCTGGTCAGCGGGCGGCCCGCCGCGGAAGTGGAACGGCGGGCGCGGCAGCTCCTGGAACGCGTCGGGCTAGGGCATCGGCTGGACCACCGGCCCGCGGAGCTTTCCGGCGGCGAACGCCAACGCGTCGCCCTGGCCCGTGCCCTCATCTTGCAGCCGCTCCTCGTCCTCGCCGATGAACCGACGGGCAACCTCGACGCCGACAGTGCCGCCGTCGTCGCCGACTTGCTCGAAGAACTGCACCGCCAGGAGCGGAACATCCTGATTGTGGTGACCCACAGCGTCGAATTGGCCCGCCGCTTTCCCCGCCGCGCCGACCTCCGCTCCGCCCGCCTGCACTTCCACGCCGAGCCTACCACCCCCTTCAGCAGTCCCGCCCCCCCTGCTTCCTGAATCGGCTCGATCATCCGCTGCGGAAATGACGCCAAGCCAGCGGAGGGGTGAAACCCAGAAAGCCAACGGCTTGGGGAATGACAGGATGCTGCCACTTCCTCGAGCCGTCCGCCAGCGAGGAGGTGACTGTCGGCCGCCTGCGGACAATTTTCCCCTTCCTCCCCGCCGCTGCTGCTTCCCGGCCGGGTCGTACCTCCGTCGGAATCGCCAGAACGGCTGTTGGGGAACGCCCCGCGTCGGGTTGGGGGGGCCATGCTACTCGGCTCCTCAGCTTATCACCGAGAAAGCTTTCATCGATCACCGGCTTATCATCGAGAAAGTGATCAGTGTATGATCCTACAGCCCGGCAAGGCTTTTCGCAGTTCCCGAACCCCTGCATCCGTGACACGGGTGTCGTACAGGTTCAGCCGTTGCAGGTTTTGAAGTTGGGTCAGGTGTTTGAGTCCGGCATCGGTGATTTGGGTGCGGCTCAAGTTCAGCTCTTGCAGGTTTTGGAGTTGTTTCAGGTGGGGGAGTGCAGCGTCGGTGATCTCGGTGTAGCTCAGGTTCAGCCATTGCATTTTTTTAAGCTTGGCCAGGTGTTGGAGTCCAGCGTTGGTGATCTTGGTCCGGCTGAGGTCCAGCGTGTGGAGGTTTTGGAGTTGGACCAGGTGTTGGAGTGCGGCGTCGGTGATCAGGCTAGGCTTCTCAAACAGAAGGTTGCTCAGGTACAGCACTTGCAAGTTTTGGAGTGGGGCCAGTTCTTTGACTCCGGCATCGGTGATCGGGGTGCCGCTCAGGTCCAGCGCTTGCAGGTTTTTGAGTTGGGCTAAATGTGGGAGTCCCGCGTCGGTGATCTGGGTGAAGCTCAGGTCCAGCAGGTGCAGGTGACTCAGTTTGGCTACCTCCTTCAAACCCGCGTCCGTAATTCGGGTGAAACTCAGCCCAAAGGGTGCGCCGGGAGCGGGGAGCTTGCCTACTACGCCGTCCCCTGGCCACAGCCTAAACCGAAAACCAGGAAGGTCCCCCGCCTTGGCTACACTTTCCCCCACAAAAAACACGATGACTCCATAATCCATGACGCGGAGCCAGCCCACCTCGGCACCCGCCGCACGCCAGCGCTGGACTACCTCCTCCGGCAACCGACGGAGTTTGGCCTTACCCCCTGGCTCGTCGGGTTGCCCCCAATTTGATCCCACGTTCAGCAGGAAAGCCCCGACCAGACCGAACCACGCCCCCGCCAGAGGAAGTCGCCGCTGCATGACTGACCTCCCCCAAGACTTGAGTGTGCGATGGAATTGACCCCTTCAGTGTAACCCTCCGCTATTCCTCTCACAAGCGAAAACGCGAAAGGGGCATGGTGGGAATCCACGCCACACGGTGCGGTGAAGCGTCGGGGGCAGAGGGGGAGGAAAGTGGCCGAGGGCGTTGGGCGGAGGAAAGGCGGCCAGGGGGTTGGCAGAGGGGGGGGTTACTTCCGGGCGCGGAGGTCGTAGCAGGCGAGTTTGTCCTGGTCGCGGAGGTAGAGTCGGCCGTTGGCGATGACGGGATGTGCCCAGCATTCGCGACCGCTGCGGTTGGTTTCCTGGAAGGCGCCGGCCAGGGTGAGGCCGTCCGGGGTCGCCTGGAGCAGGGCCACTACGCCGTTCTGGTAGCGGAAGTAGAGCATGCCGTCCGCGGCGATGACCGCGGCCGAGCCGCCGCCGCCCGCGGGATTGCGGCTTTCCTTCCACACGATCTCGCCGTTGCGGAAGTCCACGCAGGCGGGCAGGCCGTTGTTGTGTCCGTGGCCAAGGTAGAGATAATCTCCGACCAGGACCATCCCGCCGTGGTGGTTCTGCAACTCCCGGCCGGAATGGCGCTTGACTTCCTCGACTTGGACTTGCATCGGTCCCGTGACGCGCAGGCGCAGCAGGGCGGCACCGCTGTCGTAGCCGGTGGAGCAGAACAGGTAGGGGCTGCGGGCCACGACGGTCGGAATGTTGGCCGTGCTGTTGCTGACGCGCTTGTATTGCCAGAGGAGCTTGCCGCTTTGGGCTTCCACCCCCACGACGCCGCCGCTGGGTCCCAAATGGGTGACGTACAGGCTCACGCCGTCCACCGTGACTTTGATCGGGGAGGCATAACCGGCCCCGCCGCAGCGGGGGATGGCACACTTCCAGATGACCGCTCCAGTGTCCTTGTTCAAGGCGACCACGGCGGCCTCGTCACTTCCCGGCGTGCAGATGAGCTTGTTCCCATCCACCAGCGGCGATTCGCTGTAGCCCCAGCCGGACATCATCCGCCCCCCGAAGTCCTTGCCGTAGTTCTTCCGCCAGAGGACGCGGCCCGTGCGGGCATCGACACAGGCCAGGTCGCCGTCGCGGGTGAGGGCATAGACTTTGCCCTGGTGAACGACGGGGGTGCTATTCGGTTCGCCGCGCTGTTCGGAGTAGGGGGTGGACCAGAGCAGCTCGCCGGTCTTTTCCTGCCGTGCCCAGAGGTGATTGCGTCCCTCGAGCATTCC carries:
- a CDS encoding zinc ribbon domain-containing protein translates to MILLCPGCRGLVEPAAEGGKLRCPKCQHEFAAPQRYEPEVLRGGVGGMGASGAATASVSGVPSAAGGGMVPPVAPPPIVPPPIAPPVSSPVAPPPIVPPPVASGPAASVAVGSGTIGAGGGVPPELPTGYTRSLTLTVAPGVLRWCPAVLLPLALVCTFFPWVTMSIGGSTVYAQGPWRAIFGSVYANAELVQVSRWPVEWVQHVGSDAALVLPAVILLILAVLVAWADQGLSTVDFRKVPPLARFWPWRRSILLAASAAALALFVLQTWRGWGLERALHQTVNERFAQEWNEALPNPVHLALVEYKIDQELRRYNLEHTWAQWLGLASLVLSVLALAATLALERRGQRPPPRLVIQY
- a CDS encoding glycosyltransferase family 4 protein; this translates as MRIAYITAGAAGMFCGSCLKDNTLVAALRQAGQEAVLIPTYTPIRTDEEDVSLPRVFLGGINVYLEQKFALFRRTPRWLDHLFNRRWLLRLASRFASRTPYRELGELTVSMLRGMDGNQAKEIAELAQWLAEEWKPEVVVLTNALLSGIVPEIQRRTGVPVVVTLQGDDIFLDALLPEHRQECLPLIRANCAQVAAFIATSRYYADYMAEYLGLPRAKIAVIYPGIQLAGCSGARPIRREPPLTIGYFARICPEKGWHQLVEAYCLLRRKGRNLPALRLKVGGYLGAAEREYFQEQMARLEKAGLAGEVEHVDCPTHADKLRFLQSLDLFCVPTVYREPKGLYLLEAWANGVPAVQPAHGAFPELLERSGGGVLVPPNQPEALADALAELILDPDRRERLGQAAAAAVHQAFTAERMAQDTLQLLERCRTLTTLPS
- a CDS encoding acyl-CoA thioesterase, which translates into the protein MSRTYTTRRRVEFGDTDLAGIMHFANFFRFMESAETEFLRSLGLTVSWRDAGGRWGFPRVQAACEYFQPARFEDLLTITVTVEHVGQKSVRYRFDFSNEQGQTIAVGRITAVFCRAMGPDRLEAVEIPPEVRQRLQGDETPDLAHIPPVPDVP
- a CDS encoding prenyltransferase/squalene oxidase repeat-containing protein, with product MNAPLPYLTRMNLALLDGLERYPAALLEPHRRFLLAQQEAEGGFRGRAPGADLYYTSFALRSLAVLQSLELEVGQRAAAYLRQRLAGSTQVVDFFAWLLSAALVQLCGCDLWSEAPPDWQQRLADLFERFRSADGGYGKTPAAPRGSTYISFLVCLAAELLGLDLPDKPRLQEFILSQRRDDGGFVEVPAQRRSSTNPTAAALGVLQLLGGLDPPIAASAADFLAGMLAPLDGGLRANPRIPLADLLSTFTGAWTLVSLGVADRLPWKPLRDFALACADPHGGFRGGLWDETPDVEYTFYGLGVLALAAQQDPALTQHIPPDPSG
- a CDS encoding ABC transporter ATP-binding protein; the encoded protein is MALIVENLSKEYPTRSGPLTVLREISFTLLPGESLAIMGPSGSGKSTLLHILGTLDTPSAGRVTLEGVDPFRLRERELAAFRNRRIGFVFQDHHLLPQCNVLENVLIPTLVSGRPAAEVERRARQLLERVGLGHRLDHRPAELSGGERQRVALARALILQPLLVLADEPTGNLDADSAAVVADLLEELHRQERNILIVVTHSVELARRFPRRADLRSARLHFHAEPTTPFSSPAPPAS
- a CDS encoding leucine-rich repeat domain-containing protein, with translation MQRRLPLAGAWFGLVGAFLLNVGSNWGQPDEPGGKAKLRRLPEEVVQRWRAAGAEVGWLRVMDYGVIVFFVGESVAKAGDLPGFRFRLWPGDGVVGKLPAPGAPFGLSFTRITDAGLKEVAKLSHLHLLDLSFTQITDAGLPHLAQLKNLQALDLSGTPITDAGVKELAPLQNLQVLYLSNLLFEKPSLITDAALQHLVQLQNLHTLDLSRTKITNAGLQHLAKLKKMQWLNLSYTEITDAALPHLKQLQNLQELNLSRTQITDAGLKHLTQLQNLQRLNLYDTRVTDAGVRELRKALPGCRIIH
- a CDS encoding outer membrane protein assembly factor BamB family protein — encoded protein: MNRTSWLGSGGVVLLISGLLGAADWPQWRGPERDGVSRETGLLKSWPKGGPPLLWTVKGCGNGFSSVAVSGGVIYGTGMLEGRNHLWARQEKTGELLWSTPYSEQRGEPNSTPVVHQGKVYALTRDGDLACVDARTGRVLWRKNYGKDFGGRMMSGWGYSESPLVDGNKLICTPGSDEAAVVALNKDTGAVIWKCAIPRCGGAGYASPIKVTVDGVSLYVTHLGPSGGVVGVEAQSGKLLWQYKRVSNSTANIPTVVARSPYLFCSTGYDSGAALLRLRVTGPMQVQVEEVKRHSGRELQNHHGGMVLVGDYLYLGHGHNNGLPACVDFRNGEIVWKESRNPAGGGGSAAVIAADGMLYFRYQNGVVALLQATPDGLTLAGAFQETNRSGRECWAHPVIANGRLYLRDQDKLACYDLRARK